The Cytophagales bacterium DNA segment CCGAAGTGTACATGGTGCCGTACAGGAACCATTGACTGGCAGGATTGCCACTAAGCGCCATGCTGAGCGGATCTACCGGGTAGACCCAACTGGTGATGAACGCAGGATAGAAATATAGCAGGACATAGAACCCGACCAGCCAACCGAAAACGATGTAGGCTACCCAGCCACGATTAGTGACCGGATTTTGATAAATGTGATTGTTTTTGATGCCTGGTTTCCCCAGCAAGACCATGTCAGGGAGGATAAACATCAATCCACCAATGATGGCCAATCCGAAAGTAAGGAAGAAGAACAATAACTTATTCTCGGCTACAGGACCCTTACCGGACGTTTTCATCAATGCCGGCGCCACATCTTTATAAGGATTGTCCCAAAAGACATTGTTCCAATCCTGTTCAGACTTATAAACATCGTTGGCCGCCTCGAGGGTGGAAGCTACAGTGGTTGCAAAGCCTACAGCACTGAGTTCTTTGCCGATGACATGGTCTTTCATGCCTTGCAGGAACAGTTCGTTTTTCAGGCCTTTTGATGAGGCGTACTGATCGAATGTGGCCTGATCCAGCTCATAAGTTCCAAGCAGTGGCGAAACGGTGAATATGGCCACTCCAAGTACCAGAATGGCTAAACCAATGGATTTGATTGTTTTCATCTTTCTGAATATGTCTTTATTGCGCGTAGGCTAAAATTCTTTTCCAACTTTTTGATTTCGGCTTGACCGAAGTGTTATTCTCCTGATTGAACTGATCAATGATCTCTTGTTCATGTGCTTTATAGAACTCAGGGTCGTAATTGGCATCTTTCAGGTGTTCCAGCACATACTCGATGCTCTTTTCGTCTTGCATCCATTTATTGAATGAGTGGTGACGAAGACGAATGCCGAAAGTGTTTACCCCCAGGAATTTGCGACTTGACTTGTCAAAAACAAAGTGCATGCATTTTTTGCCAGATTCGTGTTCCCAGTAAAACTCCTGCTCATTGTCTTTCAATTGAGCCCAGACATGTCCGTAAGTCTGATATTCAATATCGAAAAACTTGGCGGAATTGAACCAGTACCCCGGATCATAGGTCGTTTTTTCTCCGGTTAAGGTTTTCGCCAGGCTCTCACCCATCATGCGGCCCGTATACCAAACGGCTTCAATGGGTCTCCTATTAGTAATGGGATCTCTTCTTTGGGCGCAATCGCCGGCGGCATAAACATCCGGAATATTGGTCTCCAGATATTCATTGACCATGATGCCTCGCTGTATTTCCAGAGAAGAGTCTTTTAAGAAATCCACATTTGGTGAAACACCCACGGTCAATCCAACAAACTGACATTCGATGGTTTCGCCTTTATTGGTGACGACAGCTTTTACACGGCCATTGCCATCATCAATGATTTCTTTAAGTTCTGTTTCGAGTCTGAGATCGATATGATTTTCACGAATGTGTTGATCAATCAATTTCGCTTCCTGATTGGGGATCACGCCATTCCAGAAATGCGACTCCCTTACCAGATAGGTTACAGGGATGTTTCTGGAGTGCAGCATTTCTGCCATTTCAATTCCGATCAGGCCACCACCGATGACTACTGCATGTTTGATGCCGACCGTATTTTTCTCCATGAGCTCCAGGTCCTGAAAGTTGTACAATCCCTGTACACTGTCAAGATCTTGTCCGGGCCATCCGAATTTGTTGGACTTGGATCCGGTTGCCAGTACTAACTTGTCATAACTCAATTTTTCCCCACCTTCGAACTCCAGTGCCTTTCCATCAAAATCCACGGACTTTACCCAGGCTCGTTTCAGTTCAATTTTATTCTTTTCCCAAAACCAGTCTTCGTAGGGTTTGGTGTGTTCGTATTTCATATGTCCCATGTAGATGTACATGAGCGCAGTTCTGGAAAAAAAATGATCCGTCTCACCGGAGACGATGGTGATTTTATCGTCGCTGCGTTTGCGAATGTGCCTGGCGGTGGTCACACCCGCGATGCCATTGCCGACAATTACGATGTGCTGCATATAGAGATGACTTAGTTAGGTAAAGTAAGTGAGTGAAGTCCGAGCCAGTTTCAAGATAGAAAGATAAGCTTAGTTTATGTCTCTTCTTTGACACAATGAATTGAAGAAGGACGTGTGTAGCAACATGTAATATGATTTTAGCGTACAGAGTACAAATAATTGTTTAAATAATGAAACAAATCCTCGCTATACTACTGATGTTTGTCTCCTTGACGGGATTTTCTCAAGCAGACTTTTTTAAGAAAGCAGATGCCTTTTTTAAGGCTAATGTGAATGATCAAGGTGGAGTAGCTTACGATAATGTGAAAGCAGATCGATCAGATTTAAATGAATTGGTCTCCTTGATCGCAAATGCCGACTTTGACTCCTATGACGCGCAAACACAGAAAGCGTTCATGATCAATACGTATAATATCTGGGTGATTGAGCAGGTAGTTGATCTGTTGCCAATTAAAAGTCCTTTGGACAATCCTAAGTTCTTTAACGGGATCGAACATACCATGGCAGGAAAGTCCTACACCCTCGATGGATTGGAAAAAGGAAAGCTATATGTAGAATATCCCGATTCGAGATTACACTTTGCCCTGGTATGTGCGGCTAAAAGTTGCCCACCATTGGCCAATTACGGTTGGTATCCTGAAGGGTTAGAGGATAAACTTGAAACCAGAACGAAAGAAGTATTGAATCTGGATTGGTTCATTCAGGTAGGAAAGAAAGTGAGTGCATCTCAGATCTTTAGCTGGTATAAGAAAGATTTTGAGAAAGATGGCAAACTGATTGACTACATCGCAAAGTACAGAGAAGGAGTTGCAGGAAAGAAAGTTACTTTCTACGAATATGATTGGACATTGAATCAGCAGTGAGTTATTAAGGTGGTTACTGTGATACGGTAGGTTAGGTTTGGTGTTTTCCACCTTAGGAGCCCCTCGGAAGAGGGGCTTTTTTCTTTTCGCGAGCAGTAACCAGATTACTTAGAGTAATCTGGTTTCTAAGCTCGGCTCAAATCTTCGCCTGATACGTATACAGCTGATAGTATCGGCCTTCCGCAGCGATCAGCTCATCGTGGGTGCCTCGCTCCACGATCTTTCCTTTCTCGATGACCAGAATCTGATCAGCTTGTCGGATGGTACTCAATCGGTGGGCGATCACGAAAGTAGTCCGGCCTTCCATCAGTCGTGACAGACTTTGCTGAATGTAACTTTCACTTTCTGTATCCAGGTTTGAAGTGGCTTCATCCAGAATCAAAATCCGTGGATCGGCCAATATGGCACGGGCAATGGCCAGTCGTTGACGCTGACCTCCGGAAAGCTTCACCCCACGCTCTCCGATTAACGTATCCAATCCTTCTTCAAAACGCTCGGTAAATTCATTGACATGCGCAGCTTTGACAGCATCCATCAATTGATCTTCGGTGGCGTCAGGCCTCGGGAATAAGATGTTTTCCCGGATGGTGCCTTCAAATAAGAAATCATCCTGAAGCACCACACCCAGATTTTCGCGGTAACTATTCAAGGGAACTTTTGAAATGTCCTGGCCATCGATGGTAAGCAAGCCTTTTTCAGGCATCAGAAAAGAGGCTGCCAATCCGGCGATGGTAGATTTTCCTGAACCTGAACTCCCGACCAATGCGGTAACTGAACCGGCAGGAGCTTCCAGGTTGATATCGTGAATGACTTCCTTGTCCTCTTCGTATGCGAATGAAACATCCTGAAATTTGATGTCTCCTTTGATGTCTTTTAATGCTACCGTTCGAACACTCGGATCATCTTCTTCCTGCATGTTCATGATCTCTTCGGTACGGTCAAGTCCGGCAAAAGCCTCAGTTAATTGCGTACCGATGTTACCCATTTGTAAGATTGGAGCTATCATAAAAGCTACGAGGAACATGAATTGGATCAGGTCGCCTTTGGTTAGTGCGTCATCTCCTCCGATAATTAAGTAAGCACCTAATCCTAAAACAGAAACCGTAGCCAATCCAATCAAGAAAGCACCTGAACTTCCCATGGTAGCAGTGGCAGTTAAAGTGCGCTTGATGTTTTCAAAAAGCTTTTCAACGCCATTTTCGAAAACCTTTACTTCTTGTTTCTCGGCATTAAAACCTTTGATCACACGAACACCGTTCAAGGTTTCGGTTAATCGTCCTGTTACCTCGGCATTGATTTTCCCACGTTCTCTGAACACAGGTCTGATGGTTCCCATAACCTTCCATGAAATGACCCCAAAGATGGCCATTGGGATTAGTGCAACTACTGTAAGTATCGGACTGATGTTGACTAATAGAAACACGGATAATAAGGCAGTTAAAGTTCCTCCGACAAGCTGAACTAGCCCGGTGCCGACCAGATTTCTCACACCTTCCACATCCGACATGATCCTGGAAACCAATTCTCCTGAACGGCTATTGTCAAAAAAACGAATGGGTAAGTAAATGATCTTATTTTGAACACGTACACGCAATTGTGCGATCAAATGCTGCGCTTCCACGCTCAAAAGTTTGGTTTGTAGAAATGAAGTAATTGCCTGAATGGTTACAGCAATCATTACTACTACTGCGATCAGTTTAAGAAATTCGGAATCTCCCTGATCAATTACATCATCGATCAGGTATTTAGTACTCATAGGAAGCACGAATCCCGAGAGTCTGCCAATGATGATTAAGAAAAGTCCAATAAAGACCGTTTTTCGACGGGGCCAGATGATCGTTTTGAAAACGTGGCCCATGGTCACTTTTGATTTTGCCATGTAAGTAGTAAATGCAGCTAAGTCAATGCAAAATACGATGTGACCTGTTAAAAGTTCCCGATTCCGTTAATTGTTTGCGGATCGTGTCTTCATCATCATAAATTATTCGTGAATCAAGACGAAGCAATATTTGTGCAAATGAGAAAATCAGCCGCCTTTTGGTAAATCCAGATAGCCATGTTCCGTGGCATAAACAGTCAGTTCCGCCCGGTTCTTGAACTTCATTTTTGCCATCACATTTCTACGGTGGGTCTCTGCCGTATGTGCACTGATGAATAATTTATCTGCCAATTCGTTCACCGTCAGCCCTTTTGCCAGCAAGGTCATTACTTCAGTTTCTCTCTTGGTTAGCTTTACCTGGTGGTTAGTGCCCTGCCTTCGCATGCTTGAGATCAATGTTCCCATGGCTTCTTGTGAAAAATAGGGTTCGCCCGACAGTACTTGAGAGACGGCACCAAGGACCTGATTTTTGGAACTGTTTTTCAGAAGGTACCCATCGGCACCACTCTCAATGGATGACTGTATGAACGCGGCCTTGTCATATTGAGTCAGGATCAGCACCTTGATATCAGGATAAGTCGCTTTGATCTCTTTCAAGAGACTCAGCCCGTCTATGCCAGGAAGATTGATGTCCAATAATATGAGGTCAACCTTGTTTTTTGCGAGAAATGGTATAACCAGATTCCCATCGGCCAGTTTGTCCAGCAATGAGATGCTGGATTCATCTGCCAGGATATTTTGCAAACCATCACTGAATATGGGATGATCTTCAACGATCAGTATTTCTTTCATATCGGAAACTCTACGGTGATCATGGTACCTTGTCCTTTGCCGGAATCTACATTGAAATGACCATTCAGTTCATGAGCTCGGGACATGACATTTCTGAGTCCCATACCTGAGGAGCTTTCTTTGACTTTCAGGCTATTGAAACCCACACCATCATCTTCTACCGTAATGATCAGTTGATCCTCAATTCGGTTTACTTGAGTGACGATTTCTGTGGCCCGAGAATGCTTAAGTGCATTGCTGATTAATTCCTGTACAATGCGGTAGGCATTGATCTCTACTTTGTTTTCTAACCTTTCGGTCAGGTCAAGGTATTGTAATTCAAAATTGATCTTTTCAGAACCTTTGATTTTGTCAGCAAGGTCTTCTAGGGCAGCAATTAGTCCAAATTTATTCAGCACCTTAGTTTCCAGGTTGTGCGAGATCCGGCGAACTTCATCTACGGTTTCGTCCAACAAACTGGTCAGTTTTGTATCGGAAGTATCTGTTTGTAATTTCATGGCTGATAGCATGCTGCCTACCCGATCATGGAGATCTTCGGCAATGCGTTTGCGTTCCTTTTCTTCCCCTTCAAGCATTGCATTGATGGATTTCAATTCCTGATCCCTGACCATCTGGTCGACCTGCTGCTGATGGAGTTCCTGATCTTTTTCTCTAAGGACCGTTTCACGCTCTCGAAGTTCCTGGTCCTTTCGCCGTAGGATTTTCTGGTC contains these protein-coding regions:
- a CDS encoding FAD/NAD(P)-binding oxidoreductase; amino-acid sequence: MQHIVIVGNGIAGVTTARHIRKRSDDKITIVSGETDHFFSRTALMYIYMGHMKYEHTKPYEDWFWEKNKIELKRAWVKSVDFDGKALEFEGGEKLSYDKLVLATGSKSNKFGWPGQDLDSVQGLYNFQDLELMEKNTVGIKHAVVIGGGLIGIEMAEMLHSRNIPVTYLVRESHFWNGVIPNQEAKLIDQHIRENHIDLRLETELKEIIDDGNGRVKAVVTNKGETIECQFVGLTVGVSPNVDFLKDSSLEIQRGIMVNEYLETNIPDVYAAGDCAQRRDPITNRRPIEAVWYTGRMMGESLAKTLTGEKTTYDPGYWFNSAKFFDIEYQTYGHVWAQLKDNEQEFYWEHESGKKCMHFVFDKSSRKFLGVNTFGIRLRHHSFNKWMQDEKSIEYVLEHLKDANYDPEFYKAHEQEIIDQFNQENNTSVKPKSKSWKRILAYAQ
- a CDS encoding DUF547 domain-containing protein, which produces MKQILAILLMFVSLTGFSQADFFKKADAFFKANVNDQGGVAYDNVKADRSDLNELVSLIANADFDSYDAQTQKAFMINTYNIWVIEQVVDLLPIKSPLDNPKFFNGIEHTMAGKSYTLDGLEKGKLYVEYPDSRLHFALVCAAKSCPPLANYGWYPEGLEDKLETRTKEVLNLDWFIQVGKKVSASQIFSWYKKDFEKDGKLIDYIAKYREGVAGKKVTFYEYDWTLNQQ
- a CDS encoding ABC transporter ATP-binding protein, which encodes MAKSKVTMGHVFKTIIWPRRKTVFIGLFLIIIGRLSGFVLPMSTKYLIDDVIDQGDSEFLKLIAVVVMIAVTIQAITSFLQTKLLSVEAQHLIAQLRVRVQNKIIYLPIRFFDNSRSGELVSRIMSDVEGVRNLVGTGLVQLVGGTLTALLSVFLLVNISPILTVVALIPMAIFGVISWKVMGTIRPVFRERGKINAEVTGRLTETLNGVRVIKGFNAEKQEVKVFENGVEKLFENIKRTLTATATMGSSGAFLIGLATVSVLGLGAYLIIGGDDALTKGDLIQFMFLVAFMIAPILQMGNIGTQLTEAFAGLDRTEEIMNMQEEDDPSVRTVALKDIKGDIKFQDVSFAYEEDKEVIHDINLEAPAGSVTALVGSSGSGKSTIAGLAASFLMPEKGLLTIDGQDISKVPLNSYRENLGVVLQDDFLFEGTIRENILFPRPDATEDQLMDAVKAAHVNEFTERFEEGLDTLIGERGVKLSGGQRQRLAIARAILADPRILILDEATSNLDTESESYIQQSLSRLMEGRTTFVIAHRLSTIRQADQILVIEKGKIVERGTHDELIAAEGRYYQLYTYQAKI
- a CDS encoding response regulator transcription factor, whose product is MKEILIVEDHPIFSDGLQNILADESSISLLDKLADGNLVIPFLAKNKVDLILLDINLPGIDGLSLLKEIKATYPDIKVLILTQYDKAAFIQSSIESGADGYLLKNSSKNQVLGAVSQVLSGEPYFSQEAMGTLISSMRRQGTNHQVKLTKRETEVMTLLAKGLTVNELADKLFISAHTAETHRRNVMAKMKFKNRAELTVYATEHGYLDLPKGG